The Lacticaseibacillus pabuli region ATACAAATGACACGGAGGAAAATCAAACATGACCAAACATATTGTTATTACGGGTGGCACTTCAGGTATCGGTCTGGCCACGGCGCTCAAATTCGCAGCGGACGGCAATCAGGTGACCGTGATCGGACGCAATCCTCAGAAAACACAGGCGGTTGGCGTAAAATATCCTGAACTCACCACCGTTGTTGCGGACATGAGCAGTGTGCCAGCGATTGAAAAGGCATTTGCTGATATCCACGAACAGGTTGGCACGATTGACGTACTGTTCGTTAACGCTGGGTTCGGCAATTTCAAGCCATTCATGGATTTCACCGAGGTGGATTTCGATGCCACCATTAACTTGAACTACAAGGGTGCATTCTTCACGATACAGGCAGCAAAACCGTACATGACCCAGGGGAGCAACATCGTCATCAATATTTCCTGGACACAATTGCGGGGCCTGCAAAATTCGAGCCTGTACTCCTCAAGCAAGGCAGCTTTGACCTACCTGACTAAGGCGCTCGCGCTGGAGTTTGCGCCTGACCACATTCGCGTCAACGCGGTTAATCCTGGATACACCAACACGGAACAATTTAACCAGGCCAGCATTGCGCCAGCGCGCTTCAATGCCATGGTTGCGCGGGTCCCGGAAGGCCGCTTTGGGAACGCCAGCGAAATTGCGAACGTGGTCGCGTTCCTTGCTTCAGATCAAGCCTCGTATCTCAACGGCCAGGCGGTTACAATTGATGGTGGGATGACAGCAATTCAATCTGAGCCGGAGGTGGCAAGCAATGAGTTCGATTAATTTTGAGGAATGCCTATATTTTGCGAGTGCACGATTGAACCGAATCGTGGGTAAAGTGAGCGACAGCCGCTTCAAGCAGTACGGATTGTCCAGTACCGCCGCATTCATTTTGATGGCGCTCAGTCAGGAGGATTCCCTGAACCCGACGCAGATTGCCCAGCAGTTGTCGCTAGATCGGTCGACCATCACGCGGTTTTTGGATAAGCTTGAGCGAGACGGTTACATTGTTCGGCAGGCAAACGGGCGGCAAATGGATGTTCAGCTGACAGCACAGGGACTGGCGCTTCAACCAGACCTCAAGCGGGAGTGGGCGGCGTTGAACCAAGCCTATCTCGATCAGCTTGGCCCTGATTTTGAGGAACGTTTGCGGCAGTCCATGAATGACGCGTTTGAAAAGTACCAAGCACAAAATAAGTAATTGCGTTCAAGCCAGGTGCACGTCAATGTAGCTGGCTTTTCTTGTGTCCTCTTGACATTGTATACAATATTCTTAAATGTGACAAAGGGGGACAAAATGAATCAAGGTTTAGCAACACAACGCAAATTGGTTGGGCGGCGCCGCGCGGAGGGAATAGGGCTTTCGCTGGGCAGCCAAATACTATGGGGTGTCGCGGGTAACGTGGGCCAATTCCTGTTTGAGACAACTAGCATCACCGTCGCTTGGCTGGTTGGATTTAGATTGATTCTCGCCGGTATCATCCTGTTGGCATTTG contains the following coding sequences:
- a CDS encoding SDR family NAD(P)-dependent oxidoreductase, giving the protein MTKHIVITGGTSGIGLATALKFAADGNQVTVIGRNPQKTQAVGVKYPELTTVVADMSSVPAIEKAFADIHEQVGTIDVLFVNAGFGNFKPFMDFTEVDFDATINLNYKGAFFTIQAAKPYMTQGSNIVINISWTQLRGLQNSSLYSSSKAALTYLTKALALEFAPDHIRVNAVNPGYTNTEQFNQASIAPARFNAMVARVPEGRFGNASEIANVVAFLASDQASYLNGQAVTIDGGMTAIQSEPEVASNEFD
- a CDS encoding MarR family winged helix-turn-helix transcriptional regulator, whose amino-acid sequence is MSSINFEECLYFASARLNRIVGKVSDSRFKQYGLSSTAAFILMALSQEDSLNPTQIAQQLSLDRSTITRFLDKLERDGYIVRQANGRQMDVQLTAQGLALQPDLKREWAALNQAYLDQLGPDFEERLRQSMNDAFEKYQAQNK